A portion of the Leifsonia sp. EB41 genome contains these proteins:
- a CDS encoding DUF3117 domain-containing protein, translating to MAAMKPRTGDGPMEAVKEGRLIIVRVPLEGGGRLVVSVNDAEAKELHDALASVVSAS from the coding sequence ATGGCGGCCATGAAGCCGAGGACCGGGGACGGGCCAATGGAGGCTGTGAAGGAGGGACGGCTCATCATCGTGCGGGTACCGCTCGAAGGTGGGGGACGTCTGGTCGTCTCCGTCAACGATGCGGAGGCCAAGGAGCTTCACGACGCTCTCGCGAGCGTCGTGAGCGCGTCCTGA
- a CDS encoding O-methyltransferase, producing the protein MSDKDSNWRFADDVIVESEVIARARQQSLELGVDPIAPSTGAQAAVVVAATKAENIVEIGTGVGVSGLWLLHGGAEAQLTSIDVEVDHQQHARTFFTEAGIAANRVRLITGHALDVLPRMNENSYDIVFVDADPQSVIEYVEHGLRLVRPGGTVLVARALWRGRVADPAARDPLSTGFRTLITETAASGAVISALSPAGDGLLQITKLTL; encoded by the coding sequence GTGTCTGACAAGGACTCGAACTGGAGATTCGCCGACGACGTCATCGTCGAGAGCGAGGTGATCGCCCGAGCCCGGCAGCAGTCACTGGAGCTGGGCGTCGATCCGATCGCCCCCAGCACGGGTGCGCAGGCGGCTGTCGTGGTCGCCGCGACCAAGGCGGAGAACATCGTCGAGATCGGTACCGGCGTCGGCGTGTCGGGGCTCTGGCTGCTGCACGGCGGCGCGGAGGCCCAGCTCACCAGCATCGACGTCGAGGTCGACCACCAGCAGCACGCGCGCACGTTCTTCACGGAGGCGGGCATCGCCGCCAACCGCGTCCGGCTCATCACGGGGCACGCGCTCGACGTCCTCCCCCGGATGAACGAGAACTCCTACGACATCGTCTTCGTCGACGCCGACCCGCAGTCGGTGATCGAGTACGTCGAGCACGGCCTCCGGCTTGTGCGTCCGGGCGGGACCGTGCTGGTCGCCCGTGCGCTCTGGCGCGGACGGGTCGCCGACCCCGCGGCCCGCGACCCGCTGTCGACCGGCTTCCGCACGCTCATCACCGAGACAGCGGCCTCCGGTGCGGTGATCAGTGCGCTGTCGCCGGCGGGCGACGGGCTGCTGCAGATCACGAAGCTGACGCTCTAA
- a CDS encoding Sec-independent protein translocase TatB, translating to MFGLTFEKLLIVAVIAAFLIGPERLPLYAGKLRQFVRTVRDFADGAKDRMKEEMGPEFDDVDWKKLDPRQYDPRRIIREALLDDAPAPSAIKPVTPSAMGQSGLGQRAAALPPGTVPPFDAEST from the coding sequence GTGTTCGGCCTGACCTTCGAGAAGCTCCTCATCGTGGCTGTGATCGCTGCGTTCCTGATCGGGCCGGAGCGGCTTCCGCTCTACGCCGGAAAGCTCCGGCAGTTCGTGCGCACGGTGCGCGACTTCGCCGACGGCGCCAAGGACCGCATGAAAGAGGAGATGGGGCCGGAGTTCGACGACGTCGACTGGAAGAAGCTCGACCCGCGTCAGTACGACCCGCGCCGCATCATCCGCGAGGCACTGCTGGACGACGCGCCGGCGCCGTCCGCGATCAAGCCGGTGACCCCGTCCGCGATGGGCCAGTCGGGATTGGGCCAGCGCGCGGCCGCCCTCCCGCCCGGGACCGTGCCGCCGTTCGACGCCGAGTCGACCTGA
- a CDS encoding MFS transporter encodes MIATQQSLTRATVARYAVGSLGTGGFATLPGLVLVYYLTDSLGVAALAAGLVVTVAKVWDVIIDPVIGARSDRMLAARGSRRPMMLLGAVALPVFFLLTFAVPAGTAAVPAAVWVFVAFLLTATAFSLFQVPYIALPAELASGYDERTRLLTWRVVVLTFAILLFGAGGPALRSLGGGNDFTGYFLMALVAGVVIGGGMLVSAFVAPRQLPAEVLPPREGVLTTLRTNYAAGIGALRDSQPFRALLLTFLLQGLATGMMLAGANYVATWVLHSEDAVTFLFIALIGPALVVTPLWGVVARRIGKERGFRAASLLFGVAALSMVLLVWFPGAWVYLPVAVAGAAYAGMQSLPMAMLPDVISHDARRNGPGRAGTFGGMWTAGETTGMALGATVLTVVLALTGYIARSASAAAAGGATQPAEAVVGIVLSFSLIPAAIIAVSLAPLARYRLRKGDVDDIL; translated from the coding sequence ATGATCGCAACGCAGCAGTCGCTGACCCGGGCGACGGTCGCCCGATACGCCGTCGGCTCGCTCGGCACCGGAGGCTTCGCGACGCTGCCCGGGCTGGTCCTCGTCTACTACCTGACCGATAGCCTCGGCGTCGCCGCCCTCGCCGCCGGGCTCGTCGTCACAGTCGCCAAGGTGTGGGACGTGATCATCGATCCGGTGATCGGCGCGCGCAGCGACCGGATGCTGGCCGCGCGCGGCTCGCGGCGGCCGATGATGCTGCTGGGCGCGGTGGCGCTGCCGGTGTTCTTCCTGCTCACCTTCGCCGTCCCGGCGGGCACCGCCGCCGTCCCCGCTGCCGTATGGGTGTTCGTGGCCTTCCTGCTGACGGCGACCGCGTTCAGCCTGTTCCAGGTGCCGTACATCGCCCTCCCGGCCGAACTGGCCTCCGGCTACGACGAGCGCACCCGGCTGCTGACCTGGCGCGTGGTGGTGCTGACCTTCGCGATCCTCCTGTTCGGCGCCGGCGGCCCCGCGCTGCGGTCGCTCGGCGGCGGGAACGACTTCACCGGCTACTTCCTGATGGCGCTCGTCGCGGGCGTGGTCATCGGCGGCGGCATGCTGGTGTCGGCGTTCGTCGCGCCGCGGCAGCTTCCCGCCGAGGTCCTGCCGCCGCGGGAGGGCGTGCTCACGACGCTGCGCACCAACTACGCGGCCGGCATCGGCGCCCTGCGCGACAGCCAGCCGTTCCGCGCGCTCCTGCTGACGTTCCTGCTGCAGGGGCTGGCGACCGGGATGATGCTCGCCGGCGCGAACTACGTCGCGACCTGGGTGCTGCACTCGGAGGACGCGGTGACGTTCCTCTTCATCGCGCTGATCGGCCCCGCGCTGGTCGTGACGCCGCTGTGGGGCGTCGTGGCGCGGCGGATCGGCAAGGAGCGCGGCTTCCGGGCGGCGAGCCTTCTGTTCGGGGTGGCGGCGCTGTCGATGGTGCTGCTGGTCTGGTTCCCCGGGGCGTGGGTGTACCTGCCCGTCGCGGTCGCGGGCGCAGCCTACGCCGGGATGCAGTCGTTGCCGATGGCGATGCTGCCGGACGTCATCTCGCACGACGCGCGCCGCAACGGTCCCGGCCGCGCCGGCACGTTCGGCGGGATGTGGACCGCGGGGGAGACGACGGGTATGGCGCTCGGCGCGACCGTGCTCACCGTCGTGCTCGCGCTGACCGGGTACATCGCCCGCTCGGCGTCTGCCGCTGCGGCCGGCGGAGCGACGCAGCCCGCGGAGGCCGTGGTCGGGATCGTGCTGAGCTTCAGCCTCATCCCCGCGGCGATCATCGCAGTGAGCTTGGCACCGCTGGCGCGGTACCGGCTGCGGAAGGGAGACGTCGATGACATCCTTTGA
- a CDS encoding aspartate aminotransferase family protein, translating to MTSFDRNAILSRLAGLRAADAPTHGGHVLSYVYDSGIAELDEMAAAAVRMVQPVNGLDPTTFTSVAVMEREVLGFARELLHGGDDVVGSVTSGGTESCLLAVKTAREAWRARGGSGVPRIVAPVTVHAAFHKAAEYFGLELDLVPVDPDTGRLDPARLIERLGSEVALAVVSAPAYPYGSLDPVEEVAAACEEAGVDLHVDACIGGWILPFWREPDGAALPAWDFRVAGVTSLSADLHKFGYAPKGASVLLQRGRDRQRLQYFATTGWPGYPVVNPTLLGSKSAGALAASWAIIQALGARGFASLAEACLRATRTLADIVGDIEGLRVVGAPTGPLFAVATDDAVPADRRVDPHHWADRARKRGWHLQLQPGLTQPDGTRLPHTTHLTITPVTRDRLDELEAALRASADDVRGVPPVDPAVALSALPPLGDVPLDSDTAAGLLRAVGIAGDAPGLPDEQAPLLALIEALPRPLTERLLTELLARLAEPAW from the coding sequence ATGACATCCTTTGACCGGAACGCCATCCTGAGCCGGCTCGCCGGCCTGCGCGCCGCGGACGCGCCGACGCACGGCGGACACGTGCTGAGCTACGTCTACGACTCGGGGATCGCGGAGCTCGACGAAATGGCCGCCGCCGCGGTGCGGATGGTGCAGCCGGTGAACGGGCTCGACCCGACCACCTTCACCTCGGTGGCGGTGATGGAGCGCGAGGTGCTCGGATTCGCGCGCGAGCTGCTGCACGGCGGCGACGACGTGGTCGGCTCCGTGACCTCCGGCGGCACCGAGTCCTGCCTGCTCGCGGTGAAGACCGCGCGCGAGGCGTGGCGGGCGCGCGGCGGCTCCGGTGTGCCGCGCATCGTCGCGCCGGTGACGGTGCACGCGGCGTTCCACAAGGCGGCGGAGTACTTCGGGCTCGAGCTGGACCTCGTACCGGTCGACCCGGACACCGGGCGGCTGGACCCGGCGCGGCTGATCGAGCGGCTGGGGTCGGAGGTCGCGCTCGCGGTCGTCTCCGCGCCCGCGTACCCCTACGGGTCGCTCGACCCGGTCGAGGAGGTCGCGGCGGCGTGCGAGGAGGCCGGCGTCGACCTCCACGTCGACGCCTGCATCGGCGGCTGGATCCTGCCGTTCTGGCGCGAGCCGGACGGGGCTGCGCTGCCTGCGTGGGACTTCCGCGTCGCTGGGGTCACCAGCCTGTCGGCCGACCTCCACAAGTTCGGCTACGCGCCGAAGGGAGCCAGCGTCCTGCTGCAGCGCGGGCGCGACCGGCAGCGGCTGCAGTACTTCGCGACGACCGGATGGCCGGGCTACCCGGTCGTGAACCCGACCCTGCTCGGCTCCAAGTCCGCCGGCGCGCTCGCGGCGTCGTGGGCGATCATCCAGGCGCTCGGGGCGCGCGGCTTCGCGTCGCTCGCCGAAGCGTGCCTGCGCGCGACGCGCACGCTCGCCGACATCGTGGGCGACATCGAGGGGTTGCGCGTGGTGGGAGCGCCGACCGGCCCGCTGTTCGCGGTCGCGACCGACGACGCCGTGCCGGCGGACCGCAGGGTCGACCCGCATCACTGGGCGGACCGCGCGCGCAAGCGCGGCTGGCACCTCCAGCTCCAGCCGGGGCTGACGCAGCCGGACGGGACGCGGCTGCCGCACACGACGCACCTGACGATCACCCCGGTCACCCGGGACCGGCTGGACGAGCTGGAGGCCGCGCTGCGGGCCTCGGCGGACGACGTGCGAGGCGTGCCTCCGGTGGACCCCGCCGTCGCGTTGTCCGCGCTGCCGCCGCTCGGCGACGTTCCGCTCGACTCGGACACGGCGGCGGGGCTGCTGCGTGCCGTCGGGATCGCGGGCGACGCCCCCGGCCTCCCGGACGAGCAGGCCCCGCTCCTGGCACTGATCGAGGCGCTGCCGCGGCCCCTCACCGAGCGCCTCCTCACCGAACTCCTCGCCCGCCTCGCCGAGCCCGCCTGGTAG
- a CDS encoding Mrp/NBP35 family ATP-binding protein gives MPEAGPSGPGVAGLVERALSGVLDPEIRKPVTELDMIGGVEVDADGHATVRVKLTIVGCPAADKIERDVRAATASVPGVSGVTVDVTVMTPAERAALTEKLRGGRAARAQQFGPDSLTRVYAVTSGKGGVGKSTVTANLAVALAERGLRVGLVDADVHGFSIPGLLGLTDAEGVAVRPTRVDDMILPPVAYGVKVISIGMFVDSSSAAVAWRGPMLHRTIQQFLGDVFFGDLDVLLLDLPPGTGDVAISVGQLLPQAEVLVITTPQPAAADVAERSGVLARQTGQRIVGVIENMAGLVQPDGSVLELFGSGGGAEVARRLSKGQDVPVPLLASVPLSVPLRTGGDTGAPIVVTDPQDPAAAAIRAVAAGLAQRPRDLPRRKLPLSTR, from the coding sequence GTGCCTGAGGCCGGTCCCTCCGGTCCGGGCGTCGCAGGACTGGTCGAGCGCGCCCTCTCCGGCGTGCTCGACCCGGAGATCCGCAAGCCCGTCACCGAGCTGGACATGATCGGCGGTGTCGAGGTCGACGCCGACGGGCATGCCACCGTGCGGGTGAAGCTGACCATCGTCGGCTGCCCGGCAGCCGACAAGATCGAGCGGGACGTCCGGGCCGCGACGGCCTCCGTCCCCGGCGTCAGCGGCGTGACGGTCGACGTCACGGTGATGACGCCCGCCGAGCGCGCGGCGCTCACCGAGAAGCTGCGCGGCGGACGCGCGGCGCGCGCGCAGCAGTTCGGTCCCGACTCGCTGACCCGCGTCTACGCCGTGACCAGCGGCAAAGGCGGGGTGGGCAAGTCCACCGTCACCGCCAACCTCGCCGTTGCGCTCGCCGAGCGCGGCCTCCGGGTCGGGCTGGTGGACGCGGACGTGCACGGCTTCTCCATCCCCGGGCTGCTCGGCCTGACCGACGCCGAGGGCGTCGCGGTGCGGCCGACGCGCGTGGACGACATGATCCTGCCGCCGGTCGCCTACGGCGTGAAGGTCATCTCGATCGGGATGTTCGTGGACTCCTCGTCCGCGGCCGTGGCCTGGCGCGGGCCGATGCTGCACCGGACGATCCAGCAGTTCCTGGGCGATGTCTTCTTCGGCGACCTGGACGTGCTGCTCCTCGACCTCCCGCCCGGCACCGGGGACGTCGCGATCTCCGTCGGCCAGCTCCTGCCGCAGGCGGAGGTGCTCGTGATCACCACGCCGCAGCCGGCGGCGGCCGACGTCGCCGAGCGCAGCGGCGTCCTCGCGCGCCAGACCGGCCAGCGGATCGTGGGCGTCATCGAGAACATGGCCGGACTCGTGCAGCCGGACGGCAGCGTGCTGGAGCTGTTCGGCTCCGGCGGCGGAGCCGAGGTCGCACGGAGGCTCTCGAAGGGCCAGGACGTCCCGGTGCCGCTGCTCGCCAGCGTCCCGCTCAGCGTGCCGCTGCGCACCGGAGGCGACACCGGCGCGCCGATCGTGGTCACCGACCCGCAGGACCCAGCGGCCGCCGCGATCCGCGCCGTCGCCGCCGGCCTCGCCCAGCGCCCCCGCGACCTGCCCCGTCGCAAGCTCCCCCTCTCCACCCGCTAG
- a CDS encoding DUF1003 domain-containing protein, producing the protein MARGKQDNSLDAPKGLRTSVIPRRDPLEQRDTFGRFTEWIARAMGTPWFILGLTIFVVAWMLWNTLLPNAWRFDSAALGFIALTLVLSLQASYAAPLILLAQNRQDDRDRVQIEQDRQRAERNLADTEYLAREVVALRLAVRDMATKDFIRAELRALLEDLDKGEPAENGRARA; encoded by the coding sequence GTGGCACGAGGTAAGCAGGACAACAGCCTGGACGCCCCGAAGGGCCTCCGCACGTCGGTGATCCCCCGGCGCGACCCGCTGGAGCAGCGGGACACCTTCGGCCGGTTCACCGAGTGGATCGCGCGCGCGATGGGCACCCCGTGGTTCATCCTCGGGCTGACCATCTTCGTCGTGGCCTGGATGCTGTGGAACACGCTCCTGCCCAACGCATGGCGGTTCGACTCGGCGGCGCTCGGCTTCATCGCGCTGACGCTGGTGCTGTCGCTGCAGGCGTCGTACGCCGCCCCACTCATCCTGTTGGCGCAGAACCGGCAGGACGACCGCGACCGCGTGCAGATCGAGCAGGACAGGCAGCGCGCCGAGCGCAACCTGGCCGACACCGAGTACCTGGCGCGCGAGGTCGTGGCCCTGCGCCTGGCGGTCAGGGACATGGCGACGAAGGACTTCATCCGCGCCGAGCTGCGCGCCCTCCTGGAGGACCTGGACAAGGGCGAGCCGGCCGAGAACGGACGTGCGCGTGCCTGA
- a CDS encoding magnesium transporter MgtE N-terminal domain-containing protein, which yields MSTRIFVARLAGTSVFDPVGDRVGKVRDVLVVYRKDDPPSVVGLIVEIPGKRRVFLSIGRVTSISSGQIITNGLINVRRFEQRGGEVRVIAELLGRKVLFTDGTGEATIEDVAIQESPTGDWAVSQLFVRRPKSGASPFGKGQTTFAAWNEVREKQAARGEAQSAEQLIAAYSELKPADLANTLLDLPQQRMLEVAEELPDDRLADVLEEMPESEQVQILAQLDDDRAADVLDQMQPDDAADLIAQLSDERGEHLLELMEPEEADDVRMLLSYAPDTAGGLMTTEPIIVSADATVAEGLALIRRHELAPALGAAVCVTLPPYEAPTGRFLGIVHFQRMLRYPPHVRLGTLLDPSLEPVTADTSAAEVSRILASYNLVSVPVVDEKHRLVGVVTIDDILDYLLPDDWRSQDEDEPVKAPSEETGSIRIVNGRRGGSGTR from the coding sequence GTGAGTACCCGCATCTTCGTCGCCCGTCTGGCCGGCACCAGCGTGTTCGATCCGGTCGGCGACCGGGTCGGCAAGGTCCGCGACGTCCTGGTGGTGTACCGCAAGGACGATCCGCCCAGCGTCGTCGGCCTCATCGTCGAGATCCCGGGCAAGCGGCGCGTGTTCCTGTCGATCGGGCGGGTGACCAGCATCTCCAGCGGCCAGATCATCACCAACGGTCTCATCAACGTGCGCCGGTTCGAGCAGCGCGGCGGCGAGGTCCGGGTCATCGCGGAGCTCCTCGGCCGCAAGGTCCTCTTCACCGACGGCACCGGCGAGGCGACCATCGAGGACGTCGCCATCCAGGAGTCCCCGACCGGCGACTGGGCGGTGAGCCAGCTCTTCGTGCGGCGGCCCAAGTCGGGCGCGTCCCCCTTCGGCAAGGGCCAGACCACGTTCGCCGCCTGGAACGAGGTGCGCGAGAAGCAGGCCGCCCGGGGCGAGGCGCAGTCTGCCGAGCAGCTGATCGCGGCGTACTCGGAGCTGAAGCCCGCCGACCTGGCGAACACGCTCCTCGACCTGCCGCAGCAGCGCATGCTCGAGGTCGCAGAGGAGCTCCCCGACGACCGGCTCGCCGACGTGCTCGAGGAGATGCCGGAGAGCGAGCAGGTGCAGATCCTCGCCCAGCTCGACGACGACCGCGCCGCCGACGTGCTCGACCAGATGCAGCCGGACGACGCCGCCGACCTCATCGCCCAGCTCTCCGACGAGCGAGGCGAGCACCTCCTGGAGCTCATGGAGCCGGAGGAGGCCGACGACGTCCGCATGCTGCTCAGCTATGCGCCGGACACCGCGGGCGGTCTGATGACGACGGAGCCGATCATCGTCTCGGCCGACGCCACCGTCGCCGAGGGCCTCGCCCTCATCCGCCGCCACGAGCTCGCCCCGGCGCTCGGCGCGGCCGTCTGCGTGACCCTGCCGCCGTACGAGGCGCCGACCGGGCGCTTCCTCGGCATCGTGCACTTCCAGCGGATGCTGCGCTACCCGCCGCACGTGCGCCTCGGCACCCTCCTCGACCCGAGCCTGGAGCCGGTCACCGCCGACACCTCCGCCGCCGAGGTGTCGCGCATCCTCGCCAGCTACAACCTCGTCTCCGTACCCGTCGTGGACGAGAAGCATCGGCTCGTCGGGGTGGTGACCATCGACGACATCCTCGACTACCTGCTCCCCGACGACTGGCGAAGTCAGGACGAGGACGAGCCCGTCAAGGCCCCGTCCGAAGAGACCGGCAGTATCCGCATCGTGAACGGAAGGAGGGGCGGAAGTGGCACGAGGTAA
- a CDS encoding general stress protein yields MTTPSPLGGRNRMLFPTMPRGEVVATYETYVDAQQAVDVLARADFPVDKVSIVGSDLKSVERVTGKLTWGRVALAGAASGAWLGIFFGLLLLIFSPTVSYAFVIAAVLIGAGFGMLFGIVSYAINRRRRDYTSVMQVIATSYSVLVDADLVNRARNLLGGVADVQAAPSGWTPPAHPSDPPPAQPVQPQPAPPAGEQPPTPPTA; encoded by the coding sequence ATGACCACACCCAGCCCGCTCGGCGGACGAAACCGGATGCTCTTCCCGACCATGCCCCGGGGAGAGGTCGTGGCGACCTACGAGACGTACGTCGACGCGCAGCAGGCGGTCGACGTGCTGGCCCGCGCGGACTTCCCGGTGGACAAGGTCTCCATCGTCGGCAGCGACCTCAAGAGCGTCGAGCGCGTGACCGGCAAGCTCACCTGGGGGCGCGTCGCGCTCGCCGGGGCGGCCTCCGGCGCCTGGCTCGGCATCTTCTTCGGGCTGCTGCTGCTCATCTTCTCGCCCACGGTCAGCTACGCGTTCGTCATCGCCGCCGTGCTCATCGGCGCCGGGTTCGGGATGCTGTTCGGCATCGTGTCCTACGCGATCAACCGGCGCCGCCGCGACTACACCTCGGTGATGCAGGTGATCGCGACCAGCTACTCGGTCCTGGTGGACGCGGACCTCGTCAACCGCGCGCGCAATCTGCTCGGCGGAGTGGCCGACGTCCAGGCCGCCCCGAGCGGCTGGACGCCGCCCGCGCACCCGTCCGACCCGCCGCCCGCGCAGCCGGTGCAGCCGCAGCCGGCGCCGCCCGCGGGCGAGCAGCCGCCCACCCCACCCACGGCCTGA
- a CDS encoding aminopeptidase P family protein, with the protein MSSENTTAPAPATSPATSDAAPRATANRSTTPGSENFREYIGSNWADRPEILPGARAQADYAAARRARVSELFPGQRLIIPAGRLKQRSNDTDYPFRAHSAFTHLTGWGSDAEPGSVLVLEPHDGGHVATLYFRERAGRDSDEFYANPEIGEFWIGPRPSLAQVASDLDLPTRGIGEVEAVLDAVDAATLVLREADPELTDRVDAARLVLAAETGADAGASVFDPEEHGEDDRLARDLSELRLVKDAYEVAELRSAIAATAAGFDDVVADLARIVTHPRGERIVEGVFNARARLDGNAVGYDTIAASGPHACILHWTRNDGRVLPGDLILIDAGVEVDSLYTADITRTLPIDGTFTETQRLVYETVREAADAAFAIVRPGIRFREIHAAAMAVIARRTAEWGLLPVTAEEALQADNQHHRRYMVHGTSHHLGLDVHDCAQARRDLYLDGELAPGMTFTIEPGLYFQPDDLTVPERFRGIGVRIEDNILVTADGAENLSIALPRTADDVETWVRNLAR; encoded by the coding sequence ATGTCGTCCGAGAACACCACCGCGCCCGCGCCCGCCACGAGCCCAGCCACAAGCGACGCCGCGCCGCGCGCAACCGCGAACCGCTCCACCACCCCCGGATCGGAGAACTTCCGCGAATACATCGGCAGCAACTGGGCCGATCGTCCGGAGATCCTCCCCGGCGCCCGCGCGCAGGCCGATTACGCCGCCGCCCGCCGCGCCCGCGTCTCCGAGCTCTTCCCCGGGCAGCGGCTGATCATCCCGGCCGGGCGTCTCAAGCAGCGCTCCAACGACACCGACTACCCGTTCCGCGCGCACTCCGCGTTCACGCACCTGACCGGCTGGGGCTCCGACGCCGAGCCCGGCAGCGTGCTCGTGCTGGAGCCGCACGACGGCGGCCACGTCGCCACCCTCTACTTCCGCGAGCGCGCGGGGCGCGACTCCGACGAGTTCTACGCGAACCCGGAGATCGGCGAGTTCTGGATCGGCCCGCGCCCGTCGCTCGCCCAGGTCGCCAGCGACCTCGACCTCCCGACCCGCGGCATCGGCGAGGTGGAGGCTGTGCTCGACGCGGTCGACGCCGCCACCCTCGTGCTGCGCGAGGCCGACCCCGAGCTGACGGACCGGGTCGACGCCGCCCGCCTGGTGCTCGCGGCCGAGACCGGCGCCGACGCCGGGGCCTCGGTGTTCGATCCGGAGGAGCACGGCGAGGACGACCGCCTCGCCCGCGACCTCTCCGAGCTGCGCCTCGTCAAGGACGCGTACGAGGTGGCCGAGCTGCGCAGCGCGATCGCCGCGACCGCCGCCGGCTTCGACGATGTGGTCGCCGATCTGGCCCGCATCGTCACCCACCCGCGCGGCGAGCGGATCGTGGAGGGCGTCTTCAACGCGCGCGCCCGCCTGGACGGCAATGCGGTCGGCTACGACACCATCGCCGCCAGCGGACCGCACGCCTGCATCCTGCACTGGACCCGCAACGACGGCCGCGTCCTCCCCGGCGACCTGATCCTGATCGACGCGGGCGTGGAGGTCGACAGCCTCTACACCGCCGACATCACGCGCACCCTCCCGATCGACGGCACGTTCACCGAGACCCAGCGGCTCGTCTACGAGACGGTGCGGGAGGCCGCGGACGCCGCGTTCGCGATCGTGCGCCCCGGCATCCGCTTCCGCGAGATCCACGCGGCCGCGATGGCGGTCATCGCCCGGCGCACCGCCGAGTGGGGGCTGCTGCCGGTGACCGCCGAGGAGGCGCTGCAGGCCGACAACCAGCACCACCGCCGCTACATGGTGCACGGGACCAGCCACCACCTGGGGCTCGACGTGCACGACTGCGCGCAGGCCCGCCGCGACCTCTACCTCGACGGGGAGCTTGCGCCTGGCATGACCTTCACGATCGAGCCCGGCCTGTACTTCCAGCCGGACGACCTCACGGTGCCGGAGCGGTTCCGCGGCATCGGCGTGCGCATCGAGGACAACATCCTCGTGACGGCCGACGGCGCCGAGAACCTCTCGATCGCCCTCCCCCGCACCGCCGACGACGTCGAAACCTGGGTCAGAAACCTCGCCCGCTAA
- a CDS encoding PHP domain-containing protein has translation MADERRFRGPVDLHTHSSVSDGTETPAELVRAAAAAGLGTIAITDHDSTAGWASAAAAGAEAGVTVIPGMELSTRIEFASVHMLGYLFDPANEALVAETRRIREGRMRRAEDMVRRIAEDYEITWADVLAQATEGATVGRPHIADALVARGLAADRSAAFAGILHWRSGYFQPHYAPDPATGIRLIRGAGGVPVLAHPATSSRGVIPEDRLRRLVKAGLFGLELDHRENRQEGVAVLRGYAAKYGLQITGSSDYHGAGKPNRLGENTTDPAVLELMIEEATGAAPFYG, from the coding sequence ATGGCTGATGAGCGACGGTTCCGCGGTCCCGTCGACCTCCACACGCACTCCAGCGTGTCGGACGGCACGGAGACCCCCGCCGAGCTGGTGCGCGCCGCCGCGGCCGCCGGGCTCGGCACGATCGCCATCACCGACCACGACTCGACCGCCGGCTGGGCCTCCGCAGCGGCGGCGGGAGCAGAGGCCGGCGTGACGGTCATCCCCGGCATGGAGCTCTCCACCCGCATCGAGTTCGCCAGCGTGCACATGCTCGGCTACCTGTTCGACCCGGCGAACGAGGCGCTCGTCGCCGAGACGCGCCGCATCCGCGAGGGCCGCATGCGCCGCGCGGAGGACATGGTGCGCCGCATCGCCGAGGACTACGAGATCACCTGGGCCGACGTGCTCGCCCAGGCGACGGAGGGCGCGACCGTCGGGCGCCCGCACATCGCCGACGCGCTCGTCGCCCGCGGGCTCGCCGCCGACCGCAGCGCCGCGTTCGCCGGCATCCTGCACTGGCGCAGCGGCTACTTCCAGCCGCACTACGCGCCCGACCCGGCGACCGGCATCCGGCTCATCCGGGGCGCAGGGGGAGTGCCCGTGCTGGCGCACCCGGCGACCAGCAGCCGCGGCGTGATCCCGGAGGACCGCCTGCGCCGGCTCGTGAAGGCCGGGCTGTTCGGGCTGGAGCTCGACCACCGCGAGAACCGGCAGGAGGGGGTGGCCGTGCTGCGCGGCTATGCGGCCAAATACGGCCTCCAGATCACCGGCTCCAGCGACTACCACGGGGCGGGCAAGCCCAACCGACTCGGCGAGAACACCACCGATCCGGCCGTGCTGGAGCTGATGATCGAAGAAGCGACAGGCGCAGCGCCTTTCTACGGATGA